The DNA sequence ATGGGCTGTATaccagggaggagagggcggaaTTGAAGGTGAAGCATAGGttggagaagtgggaggaggttgaggagacACAGGGAGCGTGAGGGATGGAGATAATATCAGAAACGGCAAAAAGCATGCTATTGACGATGCCCTTGCCATGAAAGTAGGGGTGATGAAAGAAGACAAcggatctttttttttttctcgggTCATCATCTATCCGATTGACTCCCAGATGTACAGATTCAGATTAAAAGTCTTGGAAGGACCCCTCACCAAGAGTAGATCTACTgcaggcagcagcaggacaACAGCGAATCGCATTAGTCGCATTCATGGTTCTACTGCATGTCATTTGAAAGGCGCGTTGAGCCCTTCGCGTCATGATCGTCGACGCGTATAAATTTCAGGCTGTCTGAGCCACATCGCAACGTGGTTTTGCtaatcatcatcacatccccaagaagctcaacaaGTGCATCATGAGTTCCGAATCCAAgaccttccctttcccaatTCCGACCTCGATCACGGGAGGTTGCCTCTGCGGCTCGGTCCGCTACCGCGTCACCTTCCCACCTGACCACGACTTCCTCCGCTTCTCACAAACCTGCCAATGCACCCAATGCCGAAAGCAAACGGGTTCCCTCTTCTTTGCTGAGCATGTCATTGCTCCAGCTTCCACCGCCTTCACCTTGACTAATAAAGAGAATCCCACTCTCAAGCATTACAGCACCAGTCCAAAGGCATACAGATGGTTTTGCTCAAACTGTGGCTCGTTTCTCTATTGGCAACCACTCGACAACGAGAAGGATTACATCTGCTTGGCGGTGGGGAGCATCGATCAGGTGTATCTTGCAGGTGGTGAGAATGATGAAGGTGTGCCGAAGGAGGGATATGGGCTGGCGCTtgtgggtgggggaggcgagCATCTCTTTTGCCAGAATGAGATCAAGGGCGTGACGGATGATATTCCGCTGTTGggcaggaagagagggacGAGAGTTATGGATGGGGGTGAGTCGGCCTAGAGGGATATCCTTCACTCGGATGCTTGTACAGCAGCCATATTTTATGTAGTGTGATGTTAGGTTCCCTCCATGTTATTCAAACTGGTCAGACACAAAACTGTTGATTATATAAGAGCCATTCATTGCGCTTACTATCAAACTTCTTGCTCTTTCCAAAAATCCTATCCCAATCCTTGCTCTTTCCAAAAAATGACACACCCCCACGAAGACAATGACTCGTTCCTGCCTTATTTTCAACAGGCACCTTCTTCCCTTCATCTTTCCTCTCACATCATCATTGCACTGGCGGAATATCCGacaacctctgcctcctccgtGGCTCCGAGCCTTCTGAATGGTCATGATCGTTATCGTACCCATTGCCATACCCGTTGCTGTTATTCTCCGGCTGCGACGTCGCCTCCTCGCACTCCTTCGCGGCATTATACTTTTTGAAAGCAACCTGCACCAACAATCCGACCTCCTTCCTGTCCCTCCCAATCACCCCCACCGACAACAACGCCTCCGTCTGCTCGATCCAGTCCTGCAGCTTTCGAAACTCCGCCACTTGAtgcctcaacctctccggCAATCCCTGCCCCTTCAACAGCGCCAACACACCCGCGATCACGGTGTTCACCGCCCCCAAAACCGTAATCAGTATCGTGTGCTCAC is a window from the Podospora pseudocomata strain CBS 415.72m chromosome 6, whole genome shotgun sequence genome containing:
- a CDS encoding hypothetical protein (COG:S; EggNog:ENOG503PWWQ); the protein is MSSESKTFPFPIPTSITGGCLCGSVRYRVTFPPDHDFLRFSQTCQCTQCRKQTGSLFFAEHVIAPASTAFTLTNKENPTLKHYSTSPKAYRWFCSNCGSFLYWQPLDNEKDYICLAVGSIDQVYLAGGENDEGVPKEGYGLALVGGGGEHLFCQNEIKGVTDDIPLLGRKRGTRVMDGGESA